The genomic segment CTGTCCGTCCCTTGGTAAATTTAAATCTTTGGGTACATACCCGTTCTGCATTCTTGTCCTGAAAGGCAGGGTATAAACTCATGTTAAAACCTCTTAGCGACTTGCAAAACGGACGACAGAAAATGGTATAAAAAGGTAATTTGGAATTAAATACAGCCAGTGAGAATGCCAATATACAAAAAAGAATCGAGAGAAGAGAGAAATGTACCTTGGAAAGCAAAAATGGACATGAGAAGAAGGCCTGACAGAAAGCAAGCCATGGGAAAATTATTGAGGAAAGAATTATGCAGCAAGTGTTTTGGCTGAACACCGGATTTTATCAAAAGAGTTCATGCGGTAGGCTAAAATTACAGTAATTAGCTGAGCAGCTCCGGCAAGGAATAAATCGGCTTTATTAGATTTCAGGTTTCTTTGTTTTAATGAGCCAAGCTGGAAAGGTAGTTTTAGACTGGAAATCACCTGTTCAATAATGTACCTGAATTTAGAATACTTTTCCCATTGTTTACTGTTACGTGGGATGGGAGTATGGATACGGTAATTATCCTTAGGGTAAGTATAGAAGATTCTGCCGCAAAGAGACTGGGTACATGGATTTTCACAGGAAGTTACGAGCTTGCCATTATGGCGGCATGCTTTAGGGCAAATAAACTTAATTCTGAAAGAGCGGTTTTTACCGCCTGAACAACCATCCCATTTCATAGGCAGGGAAGGGTCATTGGGACAGGTAGGAATACCGTCTTCGTTAATGCCGGGTTTAGGGAGACTGTTGTTGGAATTTCTGGGATTGAGGTCGATAATGGGAAGAATATTGTGTTCTTTAAATAGATATTTGTAGTTATGAGGATCATCGAAGCCGGAGTCAGCAGCAAGAGCCTTTATAGAAAAGCTCGGGTGATGCTTAAAGAAACTATCCATGCTTGGCTTTAAAAGCTTGCCGTCCCAGCGTACTTTGATAGCTTCAGGGGAATCCTCAGGGGAAGAATCAGAAGTATCAAAAGCAGCTTCAATGTTGTCACAGAAATCAAGATGCCTGATAATACCGAGAGCATTGGACATAACAACAGCCTTATGAGCATAGCAGAAATGTCCGTTAATGTATTGAAGTTTAATATTTTCATCAGCTTCGGCATGTTTGGGCATTTGACTGTAGGCAATTTTATATATGTCTTCCTTTGATTTATCCTTGTAGACGTACTGGAGCTTTTTAACAAGTGAATTAAAGAACTTAGGATTATTTTCCTTAACATAACATTCAATGCCAGTCGTGTCCATGATATATAGATGAGCCGGATTTATGCCAAACTCT from the Bacillota bacterium genome contains:
- a CDS encoding transposase; this translates as MNKQLSFCDFYSDFNKLVSRPPQLLQLLDEYISISDLIPFSWSSHYYKQTGRPHNNSLFSIVSCLLLQKLLSIPTVELLIVFLNFSSELRDFCKLKNVPDASFFSRFKQDYADDIEEFFHKLVDITEPVCQELGQLFEKEFGINPAHLYIMDTTGIECYVKENNPKFFNSLVKKLQYVYKDKSKEDIYKIAYSQMPKHAEADENIKLQYINGHFCYAHKAVVMSNALGIIRHLDFCDNIEAAFDTSDSSPEDSPEAIKVRWDGKLLKPSMDSFFKHHPSFSIKALAADSGFDDPHNYKYLFKEHNILPIIDLNPRNSNNSLPKPGINEDGIPTCPNDPSLPMKWDGCSGGKNRSFRIKFICPKACRHNGKLVTSCENPCTQSLCGRIFYTYPKDNYRIHTPIPRNSKQWEKYSKFRYIIEQVISSLKLPFQLGSLKQRNLKSNKADLFLAGAAQLITVILAYRMNSFDKIRCSAKTLAA